A genomic region of Anaerobranca californiensis DSM 14826 contains the following coding sequences:
- a CDS encoding transposase has product AEDVRHTPQGKELYSLRSQTIERVFADAKEKHSMRYTHLRGLAKLKMQVTLIFACMNLKKLAKWKRKKGMLPPFTSLCKDFLDFYLMKKQFA; this is encoded by the coding sequence AAGCTGAGGATGTAAGGCACACTCCACAAGGCAAAGAGTTGTATTCTTTAAGGTCACAAACAATAGAGCGAGTTTTTGCAGATGCTAAGGAAAAACATTCTATGAGATATACTCATTTAAGAGGCTTGGCTAAGCTAAAAATGCAAGTCACGCTTATTTTTGCATGCATGAATTTAAAGAAATTAGCTAAATGGAAGAGAAAAAAGGGGATGTTACCTCCTTTTACTTCTCTTTGCAAAGATTTTTTAGATTTCTATTTAATGAAAAAGCAATTTGCTTAG
- a CDS encoding DUF4236 domain-containing protein, with amino-acid sequence MGLRFRKSISLGKGVRVNFSKSGVGISAGVKGYRVGVGPRGIRKTVSIPGTGISYVEEKSFKRLAKELAKEKKGFQEVVDIPAKKEKGYGWLWGIILGLFVLIANPFIGFTITAISGYYFYKAIKNPYNKMVSEYNKGVQQLNKGNFSLAENHFLTVLNYDPDDTLTLSLLTFIYFQQGVYQKVVENHSKLTEEISQDPDLGYIIAYSYFQLGNYDQAIPLLQQINNFDHIKDQANILLGRCFLEKGLLEIAVEQFKKGPVLKRTMTPEVMEAKYWLGITYFKLGDNKKALTQLQRIYAEDVNYKDVKDYLEKIIK; translated from the coding sequence TTGGGTTTAAGATTTAGAAAAAGTATTTCATTGGGAAAAGGAGTTCGAGTAAATTTCAGTAAAAGTGGTGTTGGTATAAGTGCCGGAGTTAAAGGTTACAGGGTAGGTGTTGGTCCTAGAGGTATAAGAAAAACTGTTTCTATCCCTGGAACTGGTATTTCCTATGTGGAAGAAAAATCATTTAAAAGGTTGGCAAAAGAATTGGCAAAAGAAAAAAAAGGTTTCCAAGAAGTAGTTGATATACCTGCCAAAAAGGAAAAAGGTTATGGTTGGCTTTGGGGAATAATTTTAGGACTTTTTGTCCTTATTGCTAATCCCTTTATAGGATTTACCATTACGGCAATTTCCGGCTACTATTTTTATAAAGCTATAAAAAATCCCTATAATAAAATGGTCAGTGAATATAATAAAGGTGTACAACAATTAAACAAGGGAAATTTTTCTTTAGCGGAAAACCATTTTTTAACGGTTTTAAATTATGATCCCGATGATACTTTAACTTTATCTTTATTAACCTTTATTTACTTTCAGCAAGGTGTTTATCAGAAAGTGGTGGAAAACCACAGCAAGTTAACTGAAGAAATTAGTCAAGACCCAGATTTAGGCTATATTATTGCTTATAGCTATTTTCAATTAGGAAATTATGATCAGGCAATTCCCTTGCTGCAACAAATAAATAATTTTGACCATATTAAAGATCAAGCCAATATTTTGTTAGGAAGGTGTTTTTTAGAAAAAGGTTTATTAGAAATAGCTGTAGAACAATTTAAAAAAGGGCCGGTACTAAAACGGACTATGACACCTGAAGTTATGGAAGCTAAGTATTGGTTAGGTATCACATATTTTAAATTAGGGGATAATAAAAAGGCTTTAACCCAATTACAAAGAATTTATGCAGAAGATGTAAATTACAAAGATGTTAAAGATTATCTTGAAAAAATAATTAAATAA